The Dokdonella sp. nucleotide sequence CGCCGCACAGCGCGATGCGCACGGCGCGTTCGAACTCGAGGACCGGACCGACCAGGTTCATCTCGAGGATTGGCGCTGACGGCACATTGCCGACCAATGCATTGGCAATCACCAGTGCTGGCATGTCGATCGCCCCGGCATGGCCGACGCCGAGCGCGGCGTGGCCGTGGCGACCAAGATCCTGCACGCTGGTCAGCAAGCCCGGCTTGACGATGCGCAGGCTCATGTTGCGGCCCCACGTGGCCAGGCCTCGAACGTCGCCGCGTCGATGGCGACGAAGCGCACACGGTCGCCGGGTGCAAGCAGGGTCGGGCACGTGGCGCGCGCGTCGAACAAGGCAAGCGGCGTGCGCCCGAGCAGTTGCCAGCCACCGGGCAGTTCGCGCGGATAGATGCCGGTCTGCGCGCCACCGATCGCCACCGAGCCGGCTGGCACGCGCAGGCGAGGTTCGGCGTGGCGCGGCATGTGCAGGGCAGGGTCGAGGCCGAGCAGGTAAGCGAAACCTGGCGCGAAGCCGAGCATGGCGACGCGGTATTCGACCGCGCAATGGCGCGCGATTACCTCGTCGGGCGTGAGGCCGGCATGTGCGGCGACGGCGTCCAGATCCGCGCCGTGCGCGCCGCCGTAGCAGACGGGAATCTCGACGCAGGTGCGAGAGTCGCTGCTGGATGCTTCGCCAGCCTCGGCGAGTTCGGCATCGATGCGCGCGGCGAGTGCGCGCCATGGCGGCGTGTCGCCGCGCTCCCACGTGGCCATGTCGAAGGCGACCGCTAGCGAGGCGTAGGCTGGTACCAGATCGTGGATGCCAGGCAGGGCGGCCCTGCGCAAGGTCGCCGCCGCGGCGTGCACGCGCGCGTTCAGGGCGGCATCGATCGCGGCGCCGAAGCGCAGTACGAGCATCGATTCGCCGAGTGGTTCGTACTCCACGCTGCTCAGCCGACGAGTGCGGTCCGCAATGCGTCGATGCCGGCGCGCACGGTGTCCGCTGAGTAGGGCTCACGCTCGCCGCGGCCCCAGACCGGCTGCGGCCAGGCGGCATCTCCGACCTGGCGCGCGATCACGTGCACGTGCAGCTGCGCGACCACGTTGCCGAGTGCGGCGATGTTGAGCTTGTCCACTGCGTGCAGGCGTTGCAGGGCTCGGCCGGCGCGATGGATCTCGTCGAGCAGAAGCTGCTGCGCATCGAGGTCGAGGTCGAGCAGTTCGCGCAGACCGGCACGACGCGGCACGAGGATCAGCCACGGCCAACGCGCATCGTCCATCAGCAGCACGCGCGACAGCGCCAGGTCGGCGACGACGTGCGTGTCTCCGGCCAGTCGCGGGTCGAGCGTGAAAGCGTCATTCATACCTTGCCCGCGAGGTGGCGGTTGAGGAATTCCAGGGTGCGCTGCCAGGCCAGCGTGGCGCTGACGGGATCGTGGTCGGCGCGCTGGTCGCAGTTGAAGCCATGGCCTGCCGGGTATGTATGGACCTCGGCATGTGGCAGGGCCTCGCGATGGCGCTGCACGGCCTCGGGCGGGATCGAAGCATCGCGCTCGCCGAAGTGGAACTGCAGTGGCACGTCGGTCGCCTCGCCGAGCCAGGCCACATTGCGCGCACCGTAGAAACTGACTGCCGGCAATCCGTGGCGCAGCGCGGCGAGCAGGGCGACGGTGCCACCCCAGCAGAAGCCGACCACGCCGATGCGTCCGGCCGAGGCGATTGCCTCCGCCGCCGCCATGACATCGGCGACCGCGCGCTCGAGGCCGAGTTCGCCGGCCAGCGCGCGCCCGCGGGCGATGCCGGCCTCGTCGTAGTCGAGTTCGACACCCTGCTCGAGATGGTCAAAGAACGCCGGCGCAATGGCGACATGGCCGGCCTCGGCGAGCCGCTCGACCAGGTTGCGCACGTGCGCATTGACTCCGAAGATCTCCTGGGCGACGACTACGCCGCCCTTCGGCATGCCCTTCGGCCGCGCGATCCACGCGGAAATGCAGTGCATGCCAGCCGTCGCGATCTGCAGGCGTTCGCCGATGCTCATGGGCGGCTCCCCCGTTGTCAGGCCGCCGCAGCGTAGCGCATGACGCGATTGCGGCCAGCGGCCTTGGCGGCGTACATCGCGCGATCGGCCGCGTCGAGCAGGGCGTCGACACTGGGCTGCGCGAGTTGGCTGGCCGTGGCGAAGCCGATACTGACCGTGATGCGGGTCGGCGCGACGCGCACACTGGTGAGCTGGTCCTCGACCTCTTCGCGCAGGCGCTCGGCGACCGCGCGGGCAGCGTCGGCCGAATGTCCTTCCAGGCCGATCACGAACTCCTCGCCACCGAAGCGACCGAGCATGTCCCCGGCACGCAGGCAGGTACGGATGGCGGCGATGCCGG carries:
- the pxpB gene encoding 5-oxoprolinase subunit PxpB; translation: MEYEPLGESMLVLRFGAAIDAALNARVHAAAATLRRAALPGIHDLVPAYASLAVAFDMATWERGDTPPWRALAARIDAELAEAGEASSSDSRTCVEIPVCYGGAHGADLDAVAAHAGLTPDEVIARHCAVEYRVAMLGFAPGFAYLLGLDPALHMPRHAEPRLRVPAGSVAIGGAQTGIYPRELPGGWQLLGRTPLALFDARATCPTLLAPGDRVRFVAIDAATFEAWPRGAAT
- a CDS encoding HIT domain-containing protein — protein: MNDAFTLDPRLAGDTHVVADLALSRVLLMDDARWPWLILVPRRAGLRELLDLDLDAQQLLLDEIHRAGRALQRLHAVDKLNIAALGNVVAQLHVHVIARQVGDAAWPQPVWGRGEREPYSADTVRAGIDALRTALVG
- a CDS encoding dienelactone hydrolase family protein — protein: MGERLQIATAGMHCISAWIARPKGMPKGGVVVAQEIFGVNAHVRNLVERLAEAGHVAIAPAFFDHLEQGVELDYDEAGIARGRALAGELGLERAVADVMAAAEAIASAGRIGVVGFCWGGTVALLAALRHGLPAVSFYGARNVAWLGEATDVPLQFHFGERDASIPPEAVQRHREALPHAEVHTYPAGHGFNCDQRADHDPVSATLAWQRTLEFLNRHLAGKV